The proteins below come from a single Hemitrygon akajei chromosome 2, sHemAka1.3, whole genome shotgun sequence genomic window:
- the LOC140721300 gene encoding zinc-binding protein A33-like, with protein MASKGQVESLSEEAICPICLDFFTEPVILECGHNFCRSCITQCWEREERNSCPECREEIADRALKVNRALANLSEKARKLNLNPKEKESKRYCEEHEEELKLFCETDKTLICLICATAREHKSHNFMPVKEAVQVYKDRVKSSFDSLTKNKADFEEMEQQQKEKISGVRKQSHTLQSHVTSQFAELHQILTEKEQRILRDLREEEERILNPMEKNLQEIQKNLNSIQEEISRLQEQMDQKESVIFLKEETSRKRRTSDDFQQLSVTDADLPVEKFDHFYLLNRVLRETLDDINRDIFTIHNSTEFVPIQVCRPRISLNNRVTSTELCEISLVTDLQAE; from the exons atggcttcgaaaggacaggtcgagagtttaagcgaggaggcaatttgtcccatctgcctggatttcttcactgaACCTGTCattctggagtgtggacacaacttctgccgctcctgtatcacacagtgttgggaaagggaggagagaaactcctgcccggaatgtagagaggagattGCAGACCGCGCCCTCAAGGTCAATCGGGCCTTGGCAAATCTGTCTGAGAAAGCTCGaaaactaaacctgaatccgaaagagaAGGAGAGTAAACgttactgcgaggaacatgaggaagagctgaagctgttttgtgagacggacaagacactgatctgcctGATCTGTGCGACTGCGCGGGAACACAAGTCCCACAACTTCATGCCGGTTAAAGAAGCCGTTCAAGTCTACAAG GATCGGGTTAAATCTTCCTtcgactctctcacaaaaaacaaAGCGGACTTCGAGGAAATGGAGCAGCAACAGAaggagaagatttccggagttcgg aaacagtcacacaccCTTCAGTCCCACGTCACAtcgcagtttgctgaactgcaccagattctcactgagaaagagcagcgtATACTCagagatctcagggaagaagaggagaggattctaaatccaatggagaaaaatcttcaagAGATTCAAAAGAATTTAAATTCTATTCAGGAGGAGATCTCAAGGTtacaggaacagatggatcaaaaagagagtgtgatatttctcaag gaggaaactTCTCGGAAGAGGAG AACTAGTGATGACTTCCAgcaattgtcagtgacagatgctGATCttccggttgaaaaattcgatcattTCTATTTATTGAACAGAGTgttgagagaaacacttgatgacattaatcgag AcatcttcactatccacaactccaccgaaTTTGTGCCAATTCAAGTGTGCAGGCCACGTATATCACTCAACAACAGAGTTACCAGCACTGAACTCTGTGAAATATctctggtcacagacctccaggcagaataa